The DNA region GTCAACTTCAACGTGAACTGGAAATTTTAATACCGGTCCGCTGAACCATATCGCCAGCGCGACGCTGCCGGTGGTGGCCAAGAGCCCCTCGGGCAAAGACGGACTGAAAGATCTGGTGCTCTCCGATCTGATCGTTTTCAACCAGAACCTTTATTCTTTCGCCGGAAGCGACCACAGTGAGGACGTCAATTTCAGCATGATCTAACCAGTCGTGAGCTATTCTCTTCCCCTCCACGGATCAGCGGAACCTCGAAGATGATCGTTGTCCCCATCTGAACAAACGCTTCCCGCCCCGTCGAAACGGGCCTGTTATGGAAGAAATCCTCGATATCAGCCGCCTCGATTCGCGGCGCGAGCAGTTCAAACGGCGCTTGCTGGCGATCGTGGTGCCCATCGCCTGCGTAGCGCTGATGATCGGGTCAATCCTCGGGATCGCGCTTTACAGCTATGCCAACAACCGCAGGGACGCCCTGGCGCTTTCAGAGGATCTCCTGCAATCCTTGGACAGCCGGATCGCGACCGAAGTCCGGTCATTCCTCTCCCCGGCCGCCGAGATGGTCACCATCATCAGCAGCACAATCCAAGCCTCGCCACATTCGGAAAATCAGCGGCTGCTGGCCGAAAGCCTGGCCATCCAGATGCTGAAGAACATACCCCAGCTCGCGATTTTCAGCTTCGCCGACACCCAGGGCAACTACCTGATGTTGAAGAAAATGCCCGATCAATCGATTCACACCAAGACGATTGCAAGAGGGGAGGGCGGCATCAAGGTCGCCTGGATTCGACGGGACCCGGATGGTCGTGAAATCGGCAGGGAATACCCCTCCGATGATACCTATGACCCTCGCACCCGCCCCTGGTTCATCGGCGCCGCCAATACGGCGGGGGTCTATTGGACCGACGTGTATATTTTCTTTACCGATAAAAAACCGGGTATTACCGCTTCGAAAGCTTTCCGCGACGGCGAAGGCGAGTTGGTCGGTGTCGTTGGGGTGGACATCGAGTTGGAAAATTTGAGCGCATTTTTGAGCGATCTGCAGATCGGCCGCAACGGCCGCGCCATGATCATCGACGACAGCGGCGGTCTGGTGGCCTTCCCGGAAGTCAGTCGGATGATGAAACAAAAGGATGGAGAACTTGTCGCCGCACAGATGAACGAGCTGGGCGACCCGGTCCTCGACCGGGCTTTCAACCGCTTCCTGATCGAGAAAGAGGGGCGTCGTGAACTGATCGTTGATGGAAAGAACTATATCAACACGGTTTCGTCTCTTCAGTCCGCCATCGGCAAGAAATGGTCGGTTCTGATTACCGTACCGGCCGACGACTTTGTCGGCTTCGTATCCCGCAACAATCGCAAAGCGTTGCTCATGTCCATGGGGATCCTGGTCCTGGCGTCAGCTTTGGCCGGGCTGTTGATCTGGCAGGGGCTGCGGGCCGACCGCAACGCCCGCTTGCTGCTCGCACGGCGAAAAGAAATGGAAGTCCAGAGCCGGGCGTTTTCCGATCTGGCCGCCAAACCGGCCATCTTCGACCCGGCCGATGCAGCCGCGCTTGAGGATTTGACCCGCATTACAGCCGAAGCAACAGGCGTTCGCCGGGTCAGCGTCTGGCAGTGGCTGTCCGGCGGGCGGCAGCTTGTCTGCAACGACTGCTATGACCGCGAAAGCGGCGGTCACACGCGCGGAACCGTTCTGCTGCAGGAAGACTTGCCCCAACTGTTCGAGGCCCTGCTCACGGAAGAGACCTTGCCCGTCCAGGATGCGGCCCGAGATCCGCGGACGGCCGAACTTCACCGCATTTACCTCAATCCCTTCGGTTGCATCCGTCTTTTGGCCATCCCCATTGTCGACCAGGAGAAATTCCGTGGCGCGTTGTGGTTCGAACATAAGGGGTCGGCTCATGGATGGCGGTCGGAAGAAGTATCCTTCGCCCAGGCCGTCGCCGGTCTTCTGGCACTCAGGCTGAGTGCGGCTCAGAGTCAGACCGCGTGTGCACCTGCGGTCGGTACCGCGGGCCCGTTTCAAACAGTGGGGCCGGACGAGGCCTTTCAAGCGGCTGCAAGTCACAGCAAGCAATTGGCCATCGACGGCGGAAAACCGGTGGAGCAGGCCGAACCCGCCATGCGCCTGGCTACCATCGTGGACTTGCGCATGGAGGCCTTTCGCAGGGAAATGGCGCAGCGCGGTTCGGCTCCTGAGGCGATCGGCGCGGATGTATTGGAAGACGTCACCGTTCTGGTTCTGCAATTCACCGATCCGATCGCTCTGACCGAACGGATCGGGGCCGAGAAGGCGACGACTGCGGTGGATCGCCTGATCGAGCATTTGGAAGAGATCACCTCGGCCAGCGGTGTCGGGTACATGAAATTCATGAGCGATCAATTGGTCTGCGCCGCCGGCCTCCGCAAAGACGACGCTCGCGACCACCCGCGGGTGATTGCCGAACTTGCCCTGGACATTCAGAACACCTGTCTCGGCATCTTCGAAAATTCCAGTTCGATCCTCGATTTTCGGATCGGTATCGACACCGGTGTGGTTATCGGCAGCGCCGTGGGACGCGAGCACCAGACATACAACCTGTGGGGAGAGGCCGTCAGAACTGCCGGCATCATGGCCGAATCCGGGTCGATCGGTGAAATTCACGTCAGCGAAAGCACCTACCGGCGGCTGCAAACCGGATACCTCTTCAAAGTGCGCGGCCACTATTTTCTGCCGAATGTCGGTGAACTGACCACCTACATTCTGACGGGGCACCTATGACAGCCGCAGCCGAAACCCCCATGGTCAACGGCGGCGCCCGGCGGCCGAACACGCTCCGGAAGGCTCTGGCCGCCATCGGTCGATGGGCCATCTCTTTGCTACGACCGTTCATCGAGTTGAGCAGTCTGGCGACGGCCGTGCTCTGGCAAAGTTGTCGGCCCCTGAACTGGCGGCGAACCTTGGTGAAAGAATTCTTGCGCCAGTGTTACCTGATCGGTATCGGTTCGCTGTCGTTTATCCTGTTAAGTGGTCTGCTGATCGGACTGGCGATGGTGGTTCAGTTCCTCTACTGGTTGGGTTTGGCGGGTCAGAGGGATCTTGTCGGCCAGGTCATCGTCCTGATCCTGGTTCGCGAAATCGCCCCGCTGATGGTCGCCCTGATTCTTGTCGGGCGCAGCGGCTCGGTCAACATGGTCGAACTCGGGCACGTGCGCGCCACCGCACAGCTGCGCATGCTCGATGCCCAGGGGATAGACCCTTTTTTGTTTTTCATCTTACCCCGCGCGCTGGCGATGGCCGTCTCCATGTTTTCTCTGAACGTCGTCTTTATTCTGACGGCCTTAGCGACCGGCTACTTTGCGGGAAACCTCTTGAATCCATCCGACCGGACCCCGATTGAATTCCTGAACATGGTACTGGTGGAAATGGGCGGCCGGGAGTATGCGATTATCGCCCTTAAGCCGCTGATCACCGGACTGCTGGTCTCCCTGATCACCTGCACCACCGGGCTTTCCGCAGGCGAGCGGGCCGGGCAGGTGGCCGAGGTGCTGCCGGTCGGTTTTGTGAAATCCGTCCTGGCCGTTTTTCTGGTTTCGGGAGCGCTGACAGTACTTCTGTGAGAAAGTAGGGATCGATGGAAAGAATCGATTACCGCCGCGCGGTGTTGAATGTCACGCGCGTCACGCTTTTCACCGAGGGGGAGAGCGGTGAATACACCAATGCGCATTTCAGTCTTTACAGCGGCCAACTCGCCTTAGTCCACCTCCAGAATATGCGCCAGAGCGCTTCCCTGGCCGATGCGTTCTCGGGCCTCCTGCGCCCCGCCAAGGGGAGCGTTCTTTTTTTAGGTCGTGATTGGCAGCATGCCTCGGCCGATACGGCCAATGCGATGAGGGGGAAAATCGGCCGGGTTTTCTCCTCGAGCAACTGGTTGGATGGTCTCAGCCTGGCCGACAACATTCTGCTGTCCCAACGCCACCACACGCGAAGGCCAAAGGATGAGCTGCTTCAGGAAGCCGCCCATTTGGCCAAAGAGTTCAACCTCCCGGGGCTTCCCACCGGGTACCCGAATGAATACACACCTCATGACCGCCGGCGGGCTGCCTGCGTCCGTGCCTTCCTGGGCAGATCGTCGCTGCTGCTTCTGGAAGAACCGACCCTCGGTGTTTACCCACGGATCATGGCTTCCCTGGTCAACGCCGTGCGCCGGGTCCGCAACAGGGGAGGGGCCGTCTTTTGGATGACGCTCTCGGAGGAAATCTGGCGCGACGATTCGATACCGGCCGACCGCCTTTTCCGCCTTTCCGGCCGTGAACTGCTGGAGGTCAGCGAAAAGCATGAGTGACCGCAGACCATTTCGTTACACCAATGAAGCCGTTGGGGCGCTGGTTCTTTTGGCCTTGCTGATTTTCGCTGCCGCCGTAATGCAAACCGGGCGGCTGCGCAATTGGTTCGAGCCCGCAGCGCAGCTCAAGGTGATTCTGCCGGACAAGGGGTTGTTCGGGCTTTCCAGGGGTGCCAAAGTCGAAATACTCGGCACCCAGGCCGGCACCGTCAAACAGATCGTTGTTGTCCCGGGCCAGGAGATCCATGCAGTGGTCGAACTCAAAGAGAAGATGACCGGTTTCGTGCGGCGTGATTCCGGAGCCATCATCCGAAAAGAATTCGGCGTCGCCGGGGCCTCCTTGCTTGAAATCACCCGCGGCCAGGGAGAACCCCTCGATTGGGATTACGCCGTCATCAATGCCGTCGCCGAACGCGCGCCCACCGAATCGATGGGTGAGCTGCTGTCGGAGGTGCGCGCCAAGGTGCTGCCAACCATTGACGAGGCCCAGCGCCTGCTGGTCAGTCTGAACACCATCACCGGTATAATCGCCGCCGGAGAGGGGGCCATCGGCCGGCTTTTGAAAGAGGATCGCCTGGCCAGGGAAGTGGAGGCCCTTTTGTCCCAGGTGAACACGAATCTCGACAAATTGCCGCAGATATTGGCATCGTTGCAGACGACGGTCGGAAATCTTGCCACCCTGTCAACCGAAATTGCCGAGCAATCCGGCGAGATTCCAGAGATTACCCGTGATGCCGCGAACGTGTTGAAATCGCTGGAAATGGTGATGCAGGATCTCAGCCGCACCACGCCGCAGCTGCCGAAAATGATCGAAAGTGTCAGCGCCGCCACCATCGATGCGCCCGTTCTGCTGGGCCAAACCCAACTGGTGCTTTATGAACTCGAACTCCTTCTGCAGCAATTGCGCTCCAGTTGGCTGTTGGGCGGTGGGAGGCGCGCAACGCCCCGCAGTGGGCCCATACCCGCGCGTGAGGTGACACCATGACCGGTGCAATCCGGCATCGCAAAATCGGGTGGCTGCTCGGCGTGTTTACCCTGGTTTGCCTGTGCTTTTGGGCCGGCTGCGGGGGATCGCGACAGGTCAGACCGGAGATTGTGGAAGGCGATCGAGAGTTTGACCAGTCGAGTCGAATGGCCCGTTTCGCCTTCGATAACGGGCAAATTCCGCAGGCAATCGCGGGGTATCAAAGGGCCCTTGGGCGGGCTTACCTGGCAGATGATCTGAAGGCGATCGCGGATACCCTCTATAACCTGGCGGTTTGTCATTTGCGGCAAGGAAATTACGCGGAGTCGATGGTGCATGCGGAAAAGGCGCAATTCGAATGGACGGCCGCCGGCCATTCCGTTCCGGCGGACCTGCTATTGGTGCAGGCCGTGGCCCTCTACCACCTTGGATTCCCCGACCGGTCGCGGCAAATCAGTGCCGATATTCTATCGATTCGGCCAGCGGCCTCACCCGAGACGCTCTCCCGGACCCATTTCTTAAGGGGAATTCTAGCGGCCGACCAGGGTGATTCGGATCTGCTGCGGCTGGCGATAACCGCCCTGGGGGAACCGTCCTTGCCCGCTCTGCAGGCGGATCGTTTGGAATTGATCGGCCGCCTGGCCCTGCTCGACGGAAGATGGGACGATGCCGCGGCGGCGTTTGACCAGACCGCCCGCTTGCGGGCTGCCAACCGCAATTACCGCCTGATGGCGACGGCCCTGGCAAACGCGGGGCATGCCTGTGAACGTGCCAAACGGTTGGAGGACGCCGCCTATCGCTACCTCAGGGCCGCGCGCAGTGCCGCCCTGAGCGGCGACACGACGCGGGCCGACGTCTGGATCCAGGAGAGCATGCGCCTGGCCGAACAGTCCGGTGCGCTATCCCTTCTCCAAGCGGCGCGCCATCTAAAGCCCTTGGCCGTGGACGAGTCGCAACCGCAGTGATTCGATGGGTTCCGCTACGGCGGTGACAAAAAGAACGGCGGCGAGCTTGGCCGGGAATGTAAGAGGGGAGGCGCCCATGGCCGAAAACGACAAAAACTTTCAGAAAACAGTAGACGAACACGTCAAGCGGCTCTTCGAGCGGTACAAGAGCAATTCCAAGGTCTTCACCGCGACCCACGTCGGTCACATATCCCTGTCGATCATTTTCGTTTTTTCGATCCTCTTCCCCTTTCTTTACCTGCAGATCGATGCGCGTAAGACTCAATCCGAATTGGAACGGCTGTCCCAAGACATCACACAGCAGGATGCGCGGGCCGCTACCTACCACCAGGCCTTGACGGGTCTAAAAAAAATTTTTGAGGCGGTGGAAAACGCGCCCAAACCTTTGGAGGGTTACATTCAGGCCCTCGAAAGAGAGGCTGCCGGGGGTCCGCTGGCGCCCCTTCCGGAAGGCCTCGGCCCCGCGGCGGAGTCCTGTGGTTCCCCCGTCGACATGGACCCGTGGATGGTGTGCCGCATCCGGCAATACATGGCGGCGCGTGCCGCCCAATACCAGGAGATCCTGGCCGATGAGATTGCCGCCCCCCTCGAGAGACTCAACATCAAAGAGTTCGATCAATGGCAGGCGGACCTTCAAAACGGGATTAAAAAGAATACCGAACAGATCCGAAGCGAGATGGCGAAAAACCCTGGTTTTTGGCGCAATTTCAGTCAGAAATCCCCGATTTACCAGAACATGGTCGCAGGGGTTCAGCGCTTTTGGGTGGACCATCAGTTCGAGGAGATCGGGCGCCGGATGGAGCAGGCCGCTGAGGCGGGCCGGGTCAAGTTCGAGCAACTGAATGAGAAGAAAGCGCAGATCCAAAAAGGCAAAGAGGATCTCAACAACGCCCTGAAGAACATCAAGACGCGGTTCGGCAAAATCGGGTTGGAGATCGACGAGGCGATCCTGCTGGCACCGGTGGCGTTTGCCGTCCTTTTCCTGATCGCCGCCTTGAACCTTTGTCAAAACATGCAGCTGCGGCAATCCTTCCACCGGCTGGTCCAGGCCAATGACCCGCAGCAGGTGGCCATCAACGACGGCGAGATCGCTTTGGTCATGCCACTCTGGGTTGACCCGCTGGACCCGCCCGTCAAACGCCGGCTCAAGCTTGGGGTGCTGATGACACCCGCGATCGCCTCCCTCTTGGCCTTGGTGGTCATTTTCTACTGCTGGACGATTCCCGATGCGTTTCCGGCTTTGAACGGAATGGGCTACGTAAAATACGTTCTTTACTACATGCTGAGCGTCGGCTTTTTCTTTCTCGGTTTTCAACGCATTCGGGGCGCCGTCAGGCGCTATAACGCATCTCCAGCCGAAGAGTAAAACCGTGGTCGTACAGAAGACGGAAGCGCCCCGCTCGCTGACTGCCTGAACCGCTGGGCAGCGCCCGATATTGCCAAGGCTTTTTTAAACCTTAGTTTTACTTAGTTTGGTGAAATATAGGGCGGTGCGTTGGGGGTGTTCTTATCCCCACCGTGAGCCGGTTTTTGACCGCCACAACAAGACCGCAGTATCCCACCGTGCAGTCGATGTCGGTTTGTCGTCAAACGCTAAGCAATACGCCAACTGTGATTCCGAAGGAGGTAGCCCATGAGAATCCTATACACGTTGATGCTGGTAGCAATTCTTTCGACCACCGCCGCCGCCGCCGGCAAGGCGGTGTCCTACCAGGAGGACGGGAAATCCTACGAGGGGTATTTCATCACCCCCGGCGCCGGTGCCCCGTTGGTCCTGATGGTCCACGACTGGGACGGACTGACGGACTACGAGATCAAACGGGCCGGGATGCTGGCGGAGATGGGGTATGCGGTTTTTGCCGTCGATCTTTTCGGCGCCGGGGTCAGGCCAACGGAGGAGGCCGACAAACGCCGGCACACGGCCGAACTGTACGGGGACCGAGATAAGATGCGCAGCCTGCTGAACGCGGCCCTGGAGGCGGCCAAGGCCCAGGGCGCCGACAGCGGCAACGCGGTGGCGATGGGATACTGCTTCGGCGGCGCGGCCGTGCTGGAGCTGGCCCGCTCAGGGGCGGATTTGAAAGGGTTCGTCAGCTTCCATGGGGGGTTGACGACGCCGGAGGGCCAGGACTACGCCCAAACCAGGGGCAAGCTGTTGGTCCTGCACGGCACGGCGGACACCAGCGTCACCATGGATCATTTCGCCACCCTGGCGGCGGCGCTGGAGGAGAAGGGGGTCGCCCACGAAATGATCACCTACGGCGGTGCCCCCCATGCCTTTACCGTTTTCGGCACCGAACGCTACCGGGAGGACGCCGATAAAAAGTCGTGGCGGCGGTTTGGCGAATTTCTCTCCGAAACCCTGAAATAGCGGTGGGGCGGGTTGGGGTGACCAGACGCCTGGCCAAGGCGCTATTCCCCCACCGTAGCCACATCCGCAAATCTCGGCTCATGCAGCGGGATCAGGACATCGGCCATGGATTTGATCTCCAGCAGGATGTCATAGGCGCGGTAGACATCCACCGGGGTCCCCGGCGGGATCACCTCCATTTCCATTGCCCTGACTTCCACCGGCGGGTAGAAGTTCTCCTCGATCACGCAAAAGCCGGTGATGACCGCCAGTCCCTGGGCCGTGTCCACCAGGACCGAGAGCCCCCCGTCGGTGTGGGCCGGGGTGTGCATCACGCGGATACCCGGGAGAATTTCACGGTCGCCATCGATTAAGCGCAGCTGTCCGTTTTCTTCCACCTCCTCGATGTAGTCCTCCAGGTAGCGAAAATCCAGCGGGTGCGGGTGGTGGATGCGCTGGACTTCGGCGCGGTGAACGTAAATTTCGGCATTCGGGCACTTGTAGTCGTTTTCGCAGTGATCGTTGTGCAGATGGGTGTGGACAACGATGTCGATCTCTTCGGGTTTCAACCCCCAGTGTGCCAGGCCTTCTTCGAAGGTATAGATCTTGCCGCCGATGGCCGCCTCGCGCTCCGGTGACTGGATGGGGCTCATCTCACCGGTATCCACCAGCACCTTTCGGTCGCCGCCTTCGAGATACCAGGCGTAGATCGGGATGACATACTGCTTGCCGTACCCATGCTGGTAGGTCATCATGCCCTTGTCAAAAACCTTTGTCCCCAGAACGATGGGATGGATCTTGTAGGTGCCCATCTGCTTCCCCCTTTTTTTCGGATTGTTGGCTCAGGTCATCGCCCCCGGCGGCCCCATTTCGAAGCGGGCCCGAAAAGGGGAGGTTGAAAAGCCAGGCGTACTCCAGTCCCGGCCCCACGCAGCGCCAGCCGTCGCGGATCAGGGCGCTGCCCGAGGCCCTGAAGTCCAGATCGCACTGCCGGTCGAGGACAGTGATGCGCCCGTCGGCCTCGCGCCTGAAGACGACGCACAACCCCTTCCGGTTGAGGAGGATAAAACGCTCTGCTCCGTGTTGGAACAGACGCTGTGAGGACGGCGGCACCTGCACGGACGGCCCTTTGACTTCAAGGAGAGATTCGCGATGAAAAAATGGCGCTGTATGATCTGCGGCTACGTGCACTCCGGGCCCGAGCCCCCCTACCAATGTCCGTTTTGCGGCGCCCCCGGCAAGATGTTCGAGGAGCTGTTGGGCTGATCCCGGAATGCCGGTTTCGTTGGTAGCCAGGGCAGGCCGCCGGGCCGGGTGCCAGGCGTGCCTGAACCAGTTAAAATAGCCTTATATTCTGTCACTTTACA from Desulfobacteraceae bacterium includes:
- a CDS encoding GAF domain-containing protein, whose translation is MEEILDISRLDSRREQFKRRLLAIVVPIACVALMIGSILGIALYSYANNRRDALALSEDLLQSLDSRIATEVRSFLSPAAEMVTIISSTIQASPHSENQRLLAESLAIQMLKNIPQLAIFSFADTQGNYLMLKKMPDQSIHTKTIARGEGGIKVAWIRRDPDGREIGREYPSDDTYDPRTRPWFIGAANTAGVYWTDVYIFFTDKKPGITASKAFRDGEGELVGVVGVDIELENLSAFLSDLQIGRNGRAMIIDDSGGLVAFPEVSRMMKQKDGELVAAQMNELGDPVLDRAFNRFLIEKEGRRELIVDGKNYINTVSSLQSAIGKKWSVLITVPADDFVGFVSRNNRKALLMSMGILVLASALAGLLIWQGLRADRNARLLLARRKEMEVQSRAFSDLAAKPAIFDPADAAALEDLTRITAEATGVRRVSVWQWLSGGRQLVCNDCYDRESGGHTRGTVLLQEDLPQLFEALLTEETLPVQDAARDPRTAELHRIYLNPFGCIRLLAIPIVDQEKFRGALWFEHKGSAHGWRSEEVSFAQAVAGLLALRLSAAQSQTACAPAVGTAGPFQTVGPDEAFQAAASHSKQLAIDGGKPVEQAEPAMRLATIVDLRMEAFRREMAQRGSAPEAIGADVLEDVTVLVLQFTDPIALTERIGAEKATTAVDRLIEHLEEITSASGVGYMKFMSDQLVCAAGLRKDDARDHPRVIAELALDIQNTCLGIFENSSSILDFRIGIDTGVVIGSAVGREHQTYNLWGEAVRTAGIMAESGSIGEIHVSESTYRRLQTGYLFKVRGHYFLPNVGELTTYILTGHL
- a CDS encoding ABC transporter permease — protein: MVNGGARRPNTLRKALAAIGRWAISLLRPFIELSSLATAVLWQSCRPLNWRRTLVKEFLRQCYLIGIGSLSFILLSGLLIGLAMVVQFLYWLGLAGQRDLVGQVIVLILVREIAPLMVALILVGRSGSVNMVELGHVRATAQLRMLDAQGIDPFLFFILPRALAMAVSMFSLNVVFILTALATGYFAGNLLNPSDRTPIEFLNMVLVEMGGREYAIIALKPLITGLLVSLITCTTGLSAGERAGQVAEVLPVGFVKSVLAVFLVSGALTVLL
- a CDS encoding ATP-binding cassette domain-containing protein, which codes for MERIDYRRAVLNVTRVTLFTEGESGEYTNAHFSLYSGQLALVHLQNMRQSASLADAFSGLLRPAKGSVLFLGRDWQHASADTANAMRGKIGRVFSSSNWLDGLSLADNILLSQRHHTRRPKDELLQEAAHLAKEFNLPGLPTGYPNEYTPHDRRRAACVRAFLGRSSLLLLEEPTLGVYPRIMASLVNAVRRVRNRGGAVFWMTLSEEIWRDDSIPADRLFRLSGRELLEVSEKHE
- a CDS encoding dienelactone hydrolase family protein; its protein translation is MRILYTLMLVAILSTTAAAAGKAVSYQEDGKSYEGYFITPGAGAPLVLMVHDWDGLTDYEIKRAGMLAEMGYAVFAVDLFGAGVRPTEEADKRRHTAELYGDRDKMRSLLNAALEAAKAQGADSGNAVAMGYCFGGAAVLELARSGADLKGFVSFHGGLTTPEGQDYAQTRGKLLVLHGTADTSVTMDHFATLAAALEEKGVAHEMITYGGAPHAFTVFGTERYREDADKKSWRRFGEFLSETLK
- a CDS encoding N-acyl homoserine lactonase family protein, giving the protein MGTYKIHPIVLGTKVFDKGMMTYQHGYGKQYVIPIYAWYLEGGDRKVLVDTGEMSPIQSPEREAAIGGKIYTFEEGLAHWGLKPEEIDIVVHTHLHNDHCENDYKCPNAEIYVHRAEVQRIHHPHPLDFRYLEDYIEEVEENGQLRLIDGDREILPGIRVMHTPAHTDGGLSVLVDTAQGLAVITGFCVIEENFYPPVEVRAMEMEVIPPGTPVDVYRAYDILLEIKSMADVLIPLHEPRFADVATVGE